GGTTTCCGGGGGTTCCGCCGTTATTGGACGAGGGCAGGGGCACCGCGTCGGGGATTGGCAGGTCGGATGCGCCGGAAGGCATCGGCGGAATGTTGGGGTCCTGTTGCGGCCATGCGTTGTTCTTCTGCAATTTGGCATCCCTCCCTGCTTCAATGACAGTGGTGACATTGACGGCCTTGCCGATGTCTCTGATTAGGACGATACCATGTGGCCGGAATCACGCGTAAAACTTTGACGGGGCGTCGGATGGCGGTTCGTGGCCTTTTGACGGTCGGTTTGCGTTTGATGTGGGCGCTCGCCGATGCGATGAAGGTGGATATCGGCGGGTGATAATCTTGCGATGCGAGGGTTGCATGGCGAAGACGCGAGCGGGAAGGGAGAATGAAAGGTATGAATGGAAACGAGGGCGATACGATGAGCGGAAATGGTGATGGGACCATGGACGAAAACGTGAATATGAGTGTGGACGCCGAAACGGACGAGACGGCGATGGTCTCGGGGCCGGACACGCATGGGGAGGCTCCGGAATGGGAGACCCACCGCAGCGGGTCCGTGCTCATGCGCGGCTCGATGATTCCACGCCACACCGCCGACAGAAACCTGCTGGGCACCGATATGGACCGTGCCGCCGATGGTGACGGTGAGGGTGCTTGCGATAGTGGCGCGAATGGAACCGTCGACACCGAGGGCCAGGCTGGCGGCTCGGGGAGGACCGGGCTGCGCGACCCGGCCTGGCGGCATGGCGACCCGTGGCGCGTGCTGCGCATCCAGTCTGAGTTCGTGGAGGGCTTCGACGCCCTGGCGGGGCTGGGCACGGCGCTGAGCGTCTTCGGCTCGGCGCGTGTGCAACCCGAGGAACCCGAGTACCACGCGGCGATGCGTATGGGCGAGGCCGCGGCGAGGGCGGGCGTCACCGTCATCACCGGCGGCGGGCCCGGCATCATGGAGGCGGCCAATCGCGGTGCGTCGTCGGCCGGCGGCACCTCGGTGGGCCTCGGCATCGAGCTGCCGCATGAGGAGGGGCTCAACAAGTGGGTCAACCTCGGGATGAACTTCCGCTACTTCTTCGTGCGCAAGATGATGTTCGTGAAATACTCCTCGGCCGTCATCATCTGCCCCGGCGGCTTCGGCACGCTCGACGAGATGTTCGAGATCCTCACCCTCGTGCAGACCAACAAGACCTCGCCCAAGCCCGTCGTGCTCTACGACACGGCGTATTGGAAGGGGCTGTTCGACTGGCTTTCCAGCACCGTGCGCGAACGTGGGCTCATCGTCCAGGCCGACATCGACCGCATCCATTTCGTCGACGACCCGGACGAGGCCGTGCGCATCGCCATCGAGGGAATGGTCAAATAAGCAAATTGGGCGGGAACGTAGCTCAGACCGACTCAACGCGAAACGCCATCTCAGTGACATGGCAAGAAAGCTGTCACCAAGATAGCGTTTCGCGTTGAATGTTGTATTGGTATTAGTGCCGTTCCTGATTATCGGTTCAGGATCAGCGTTTGCACGCGACCATCAGGCCGGTGCCGACGGAGGTGAGGATGGTCTCGAAACGCTCGTCGTCCTCCACCTCGGCGATCAGCGCCCGCATGGCCTCGGGCTTGCCCTTCTCGCCGGACGCCAGGCCCGCCATGTCGGCCATGACGATGCGGCCGCCTTGCTTCAGCAGATGATGGGCCTGCGCGAAGGTCGGCTCGTAGTTGGACGTGATGCCGGAGACGACGATGAGGTCGTAGCTCTCCGCGTTGAGGCGCGGCAGGAACGTGGCGGGAGAGGTGTTGACCGCACGCAGCGTGGTGCGTGAGCTTTCCTGGTCGGAGATGTCGGCGAAGAGGCGGCGGATGATGGTGATGCCGCGAGCCGAGGAATCCACGGCGGTGAGCTGGCCAGCCCCATCGAGGCCCGAGACCAGCTGCAGCGCCTCGACGATCGCGCCGGTGCCGATGCTGATGATCGAATCGGCCTTCTGCGTGCGCACCAGGTAGCGCAACAGACGCGCCTGGGCCGCCGAACCCTGCCTGAGCCCCGAACGCTCCGCCTCATCGCGGGCCTTCGCAAGCGTGTCGCCTTCGAGCTCGAGGGCATGCGCCTCGGCGAGCTGCCAGGCCTTGGCCATATCGGTGTATGTAGTGTTATCCATGGTTCCCTACTGTACTATCACTGCGGTAATGGCTTGTTTTCGGGGTTGCTGGCATATATTCGCAGCCTGGTGATGAAGGGTTACTTTTCGCCGACCTTGGTGGTCAGCTGCCACATCTCCTCGCCCACGTCGATGCCGCGTGGGCATTGGCGCGAGCAGGCGCGCACCGACTGGCAGGCGGTGATGCCGTCCTCCGTGGCGATGGCGTCCAGGCGCTCGCCGGTGGCGGTGTCGCGCGAATCGTTGATGAACCGGGCCTGGGCGATGAGCGCGGCCGGGCCGACGAACGCCTCGCCGCCCGCGTAGACCGGGCAGCTGCCCTCGCACACCCCGCAGGAGATGCAGTTGCTCAGGAGCTCATAGCGTTTGAGCTGCTGCGGGCTTTGCAGGTATTCGAACATGTCGATCTTGCCGTCGCTGGTCGTGGCCAGCTTGCCGTCGGCCTTGAGGTAGGGCGCGAGTTTTTTGATCTGGGCCATCATCTGGTCGATGTCGGCGATGAGGTCGCGCTGGACGGGGAAGCCGGGGAGCGGGGCCAGCTCGATGACGCCGAGGTGAGTTGGCGCTGGGGTTGCATTGGGTGAGCCGGTTTCGGAAGCGTTCGGAGGAGCTGTTGCTGTGGAATCAATGGTGGCGTCGACATTGGTGTCACTATCGGTGTTGGCATCAGCGGCTTGGTCTGGCGAACCGGTGTGCCTGAATCCCGCGCTGGT
This Bifidobacterium sp. ESL0790 DNA region includes the following protein-coding sequences:
- a CDS encoding TIGR00730 family Rossman fold protein translates to MVSGPDTHGEAPEWETHRSGSVLMRGSMIPRHTADRNLLGTDMDRAADGDGEGACDSGANGTVDTEGQAGGSGRTGLRDPAWRHGDPWRVLRIQSEFVEGFDALAGLGTALSVFGSARVQPEEPEYHAAMRMGEAAARAGVTVITGGGPGIMEAANRGASSAGGTSVGLGIELPHEEGLNKWVNLGMNFRYFFVRKMMFVKYSSAVIICPGGFGTLDEMFEILTLVQTNKTSPKPVVLYDTAYWKGLFDWLSSTVRERGLIVQADIDRIHFVDDPDEAVRIAIEGMVK
- a CDS encoding 2Fe-2S iron-sulfur cluster-binding protein, with protein sequence MSNLDGKATTVTIRVHRFTAKPDRAPRGSSSPFKRHGSSPFAASSSAPTARRRARGKRWTQDYTVAVHTGDTVLDCLLTIKRTIDPTLAFRYSCGHGVCGSDAVAINGTPTLLCTAKVEQYAKPGQSDDVQAETSAGFRHTGSPDQAADANTDSDTNVDATIDSTATAPPNASETGSPNATPAPTHLGVIELAPLPGFPVQRDLIADIDQMMAQIKKLAPYLKADGKLATTSDGKIDMFEYLQSPQQLKRYELLSNCISCGVCEGSCPVYAGGEAFVGPAALIAQARFINDSRDTATGERLDAIATEDGITACQSVRACSRQCPRGIDVGEEMWQLTTKVGEK
- a CDS encoding methyltransferase gives rise to the protein MDNTTYTDMAKAWQLAEAHALELEGDTLAKARDEAERSGLRQGSAAQARLLRYLVRTQKADSIISIGTGAIVEALQLVSGLDGAGQLTAVDSSARGITIIRRLFADISDQESSRTTLRAVNTSPATFLPRLNAESYDLIVVSGITSNYEPTFAQAHHLLKQGGRIVMADMAGLASGEKGKPEAMRALIAEVEDDERFETILTSVGTGLMVACKR